In Tachysurus vachellii isolate PV-2020 chromosome 10, HZAU_Pvac_v1, whole genome shotgun sequence, the following proteins share a genomic window:
- the LOC132852995 gene encoding F-box only protein 33 — protein sequence MALRGSVGASALPSELIVHILSFLSERDRLRASGVCARWRECVFYPALWGGLKLRFTTGVASGPGHGSGSAATPEDDTPRLEFLMRRFGAFVRDLSLEFGPLDACGGEPQCHERWRTATLTYLQHVQCVFSHLRNNRNLQKLSVYGDTFVLQDDVLQDGSYLSQVDQGGKKIKEIQQLFEDVLSNSRQLKWLSCSFMPGVLTPRSLSSLSNLSAETLQHLSLLEHQTSNLFPSSELQRFSNLRSLSIDYCDFSSSMCQLLADDNRAPLLRLSLLLNGATVDSRSLDGTATDSDLKALTRRNSDLRVFLMVLDVSDDVLENVLKPSLPVERIHVDSYVTPLSDAILERVSLQYHKTLTHFILTRDDGRFPDLSGNRNEDPLVLLAWRCVHLSVLIVHGYTVWSHNLVAISRLRGSSLRVLVVSEESINFDPDQALFSKGDPVQTLVKEVSQGLGRAWHPSIGMENSATEINDPTLHFHCEMQSFSENI from the exons ATGGCTCTGCGCGGCAGTGTGGGGGCCTCGGCGTTACCCAGTGAGCTGATCGTCCACATCCTGTCGTTCCTGTCAGAGCGCGACAGGCTGCGGGCCTCCGGTGTGTGCGCGCGCTGGCGGGAGTGTGTGTTCTACCCCGCGCTGTGGGGCGGCCTGAAGCTGCGCTTCACCACCGGCGTCGCCTCGGGGCCCGGACACGGCTCGGGATCGGCGGCCACACCGGAGGACGACACGCCGAGGCTCGAGTTCCTCATGCGGCGCTTCGGGGCGTTCGTGCGGGACCTGAGTCTGGAGTTCGGGCCGCTGGACGCGTGCGGAGGAGAACCGCAGTGTCACGAGCGCTGGAGAACCGCAACTCTCACCTACCTGCAGCAcgtgcagtgtgtgttcagtcaccTGCGGAACAACag GAACCTGCAGAAGCTCAGTGTGTACGGAGACACCTTCGTTCTTCAGGACGATGTTCTGCAGGACGGCTCTTACCTCAGCCAGGTCGACCAGGGGGGCAAGAAGATTAAAGA AATTCAGCAGCTGTTTGAGGACGTCTTGTCTAACAGTAGACAGTTGAAGTGGCTCTCGTGCTCCTTCATGCCAGGTGTTTTGACTCCACGCTCTCTGTCCTCGTTGTCTAACCTGAGTGCTGAGACCCTGCAGCATCTGAGTCTCCTGGAGCATCAGACCTCCAACCTGTTTCCGTCCTCAGAGCTGCAGCGCTTCTCTAACCTGCGCTCGCTCTCCATCGATTACTGCGACTTCTCCTCCTCCATGTGCCAGCTGTTGGCAGACGACAACCGAGCGCCGCTGTTACGTTTATCTCTTCTGCTCAACGGCGCCACCGTGGATTCCCGCTCTCTGGACGGCACCGCGACCGATTCGGACCTGAAGGCACTGACGAGGAGAAACTCAGACCTGCGAGTGTTCCTGATGGTGCTAGACGTGTCTGACGATGTGCTGGAGAACGTCCTGAAGCCCAGCCTGCCTGTCGAGCGGATCCACGTGGACAGTTACGTCACGCCGCTTAGCGACGCCATCCTCGAGCGGGTCTCGCTCCAGTACCACAAAACGCTCACACACTTCATCCTGACCAGAGACGACGGACGATTCCCCGACCTCAGCGGAAACAGAAACGAGGACCCGCTGGTGCTGCTGGCATGGCGTTGTGTTCATCTCTCTGTGCTCATCGTTCACG GTTACACAGTGTGGTCTCACAACCTGGTGGCCATCTCTCGTCTGCGTGGTTCGAGTCTGCGCGTCCTGGTGGTTTCTGAGGAGAGCATCAACTTCGACCCGGACCAGGCGCTGTTCTCTAAGGGCGACCCGGTGCAGACGCTGGTGAAGGAGGTGTCGCAGGGTCTGGGCCGCGCCTGGCATCCCTCCATCGGCATGGAGAACAGCGCCACGGAGATCAACGACCCCACGCTGCATTTCCACTGCGAGATGCAGAGCTTCAGCGAGAACATCtag
- the fam177a1 gene encoding protein FAM177A1 has protein sequence MAAVLLHVTNINVSVGQTMEPEKSSSLVKDFESVELSDAARKQKVPRRTIYFASGETMEEFSTDEEEEEEEEEQRKQTAMSTIDSSKLTWGPYFWFHMWRVATNTISVCDYLGEKLASMMGITTPKYQYAIDEYYRMKKEEEEAAEEDRLSEEAERQFNSQQRDKEQNPTVEQPEGTSSFVNMSFEVEQESSS, from the exons ATGGCGGCTGTTTTACTTCATGTTACAAACATTAATGTGTCTGTGGGACAAACGATGGAACCCGAGAAA AGCTCCAGTTTGGTGAAAGACTTTGAGAGTGTGGAGCTCAGTGACGCAGCAAGGAAGCAGAAAGTCCCACGCAGAACCATTTACTTTGCCAGTGGTGAAACGATGGAGGAGTTCAGCAcagatgaggaagaagaggaagaggaagaggagcagcGCAAACAAACTGCCATGAGTACTATTGAttcg TCAAAATTGACCTGGGGTCCATATTTCTGGTTCCACATGTGGAGAGTGGCCACCAACACCATCTCAG TGTGTGATTATCTGGGAGAGAAATTGGCATCAATGATGGGCATCACCACACCTAAGTATCAGTATGCAATTGATGAGTACTACAGGATGAAGAAAgag GAGGAAGAGGCAGCTGAGGAAGATCGTCTTTCTGAAGAAGCCGAGCGGCAATTCAACAGTCAGCAGCGTGATAAAGAACAGAATCCGACTGTGGAGCAGCCTGAAGGGACGAGTTCCTTCGTCAACATGAGTTTCGAAGTAGAACAAGAGTCGTCCTCATGA
- the ppp2r3c gene encoding serine/threonine-protein phosphatase 2A regulatory subunit B'' subunit gamma, with translation MTSDKTAHWKDVLKRRLASVKPDCRSEEEKKAEEMELFTKFYTEWKGGGSKDGTFKHIPRFYYRLPAEDEVLLQKLREESRAVFLQRKSRELLDNEELQNLWFLLDKHQVPPTIGDEAMINYESFLKVGEKAGEKCKLFFTARVYAKLLHNDPYGRISIMQFFNYVMRKVWLHQTRIGLSLYDVAGQGFLRESDLENYILELIPTLPQLDGLEKSFYSFYVCTAVRKFFFFLDPLRTGKIKIQDILACSFLDDLLELRDEELSKESQESNWFSAPSALRVYGQYLNLDKDHNGMLSKEELSRYGTGTLTSVFLDRVYQECLTYDGEMDYKTYLDFVLALENRKEPAALQYIFKLLDIENKGFLNVFTLNYFFRAIQEQMKIHGQEPVSFQDVKDEIFDMVKPRDPYKITLQDLVNSGQGDTVSSILIDLNGFWTYENREVLVTTEESSVVDLDDT, from the exons ATGACAAGCGACAAAACTGCGCACTGGAAAGATGTTCTGAAAAGACGACTGGCCTCCGTTAAACctg ACTGTaggagtgaagaagagaaaaaagcagAGGAGATGGAGCTCTTCACTAAATTTTATACAGAATGGAAGGGAGGAGGAAGTAAAGATGGGACATTTAAACACATCCCACGCTTCTACTATAGA CTTCCTGCAGAGGATGAAGTGTTGCTACAGAAACTGCGAGAGGAGTCAAGAGCCGTGTTTCTGCAGAGGAAAAGTCGCGAGCTCCTCGACAATGAAGAGTTACAG AACCTGTGGTTTCTCCTCGATAAACATCAAGTGCCTCCTACGATCGGTGATGAAGCCATGATCAACTATGAGAGCTTCCTGAAGGTCGGAGAGAAAGCAGGAGAAAAGTGCAA acTGTTCTTCACTGCCCGAGTTTACGCCAAGCTGCTTCATAATGACCCGTATGGACGCATCTCCATCATGcagttttttaattatgtcATGAGAAAAG TGTGGCTTCACCAGACGAGGATCGGTCTGAGTCTGTACGACGTGGCAGGACAGGGATTTCTCCGCGAGTCT GATTTGGAGAACTACATCCTGGAGCTGATCCCCACTCTGCCTCAGTTGGATGGCTTGGAGAAATCCTTCTACTCTTTTTACGTCTGTACTGCTGTGCGcaagttcttcttcttcctcgacCCTCTGCGCACGG GTAAAATTAAAATTCAGGACATTCTGGCTTGCAGTTTTCTGGATGACCTGCTTGAG CTCAGAGATGAGGAATTGTCTAAAGAGAGTCAGGAGTCCAACTGGTTCTCAGCTCCGTCTGCACTCCGTGTCTATG gtcagtACCTGAACCTGGATAAGGATCATAACGGGATGCTGAGTAAAGAGGAACTGTCTCGCTACGGCACAGGAACATTAACCAGTGTTTTCCTGGACCGTGTTTATCAGGAGTGTCTCACCTATGATGGGGAAatg gactATAAGACGTACCTGGACTTTGTCCTTGCTCTGGAGAACAGAAAGGAGCCAGCAGCACTGCAGTACATCTTCAAGCTCCTGGACATTGAGAACAAAGGCTTTCTCAACGTCTTCACACTCAACTACttcttcagg gctatACAGGAGCAGATGAAAATTCATGGACAGGAGCCTGTGTCTTTTCAAGATGTCAAG gacgaGATCTTCGACATGGTGAAGCCCAGAGACCCGTATAAGATCACGCTGCAGGACCTGGTGAACAGCGGTCAGGGCGACACGGTCTCCAGCATCCTCATCGACCTCAACGGCTTCTGGACCTACGAGAACAGAGAAGTTCTGGTCACCACCGAGGAGAGCAGTGTGGTTGACTTGGACGACACGTGA